The following are encoded together in the Lathyrus oleraceus cultivar Zhongwan6 chromosome 3, CAAS_Psat_ZW6_1.0, whole genome shotgun sequence genome:
- the LOC127130686 gene encoding uncharacterized protein LOC127130686 — MESAIFPQNQPSPPSATPPQRIVISKVVLAPVHVVPARQSVSSMPIGFSWGMPPNFMPEGYAQTFSHMPTSSLVMSVPSPVVYIMPHVDETIYHYEPFEGPDVYEKMDEMKDQFLELRKELKTLRGKDQFGKNADELCLVPNVKIPVKFKVPNFDKYKGNIYPMSHLVMYARKMFTQIDNDQLLIHYF; from the coding sequence ATGGAGTCTGCCATTTTTcctcagaatcaaccatctccgCCTTCTGCAACTCCTCCTCAAAGGATTGTCATCTCTAAAGTTGTTTTAGCACCGGTGCATGTAGTTCCTGCTAGACAGTCTGTGTCATCCATGCCTATcggattctcgtggggaatgccaccgaacttcatgcctgaaggttATGCTCAAACCTTTTCTCatatgccgacatctagcctggtcatgtctgttCCTTCTCCTGTGGTATATATTATGCCACATGTTGATGAAACCATTTATCATTATGAGCCGTTCGAGGGCCCCgatgtgtatgagaaaatggatgagatgaaggaccaatttctaGAGCTGAGGAAAGAATTGAAGACCCTGAGGGGGAAAGATCAGTTCGGTAAGAATGCTGatgagttgtgcttagtgcccaacgtcaaaatCCCTGTCAAATTTAAGGTCCCAAACTTTGATAAGTATAAGGGAAATATCTATCCTATGAGTCATCTTGTaatgtatgctcgcaagatgttTACTCAGATTGACAATGATCAACTACTCATACACTACTTCTAA